Proteins from a genomic interval of Bradyrhizobium sp. CCGB01:
- a CDS encoding cytochrome c oxidase subunit II, with protein sequence MAVALILLLVAIGSVLFHLYSPWWWTPIATNWAYIDHTINITFWITGFVFVAVIAFMAYCVFRFHHKEGRRADYNPENKRLEWWLTVGTGVGVAAMLAPGLVVWHQFVTVPADATEVEVMGQQWQWSFRLPGKDGRLGTSDVRNIASDNPMGLNRDDPRAQDDVVIENGDLHLQMGKPVKVLLRSVDVLHDFYVPEFRAKMDMVPGMVTYFWITPIRTGTFDVLCAELCGAAHYQMRAKVIVDEEREYHAWLEQQKTFAELSPAKAVVKATYQSGGK encoded by the coding sequence ATGGCTGTCGCACTGATACTGCTTCTGGTCGCGATCGGCTCGGTGCTGTTTCACCTCTACAGCCCGTGGTGGTGGACGCCGATCGCCACGAACTGGGCCTATATCGACCACACCATCAACATCACGTTCTGGATCACGGGCTTTGTTTTCGTCGCGGTCATCGCCTTCATGGCCTATTGCGTCTTTCGCTTCCACCACAAGGAGGGAAGACGCGCCGACTACAATCCGGAAAACAAAAGACTCGAATGGTGGCTGACCGTCGGGACCGGCGTCGGAGTCGCAGCGATGCTGGCGCCTGGCCTCGTGGTCTGGCACCAGTTCGTGACGGTGCCTGCGGATGCCACCGAGGTCGAGGTCATGGGCCAGCAATGGCAATGGAGCTTCCGCCTTCCGGGCAAGGATGGGCGGTTGGGCACATCCGATGTCCGCAACATCGCTTCCGACAATCCGATGGGGCTTAATCGTGACGACCCGCGCGCGCAGGACGATGTTGTGATCGAGAACGGCGACCTGCACCTTCAAATGGGAAAGCCGGTGAAGGTTCTCCTCCGCTCGGTCGATGTCCTGCACGATTTCTACGTGCCCGAATTCCGCGCCAAGATGGACATGGTTCCTGGCATGGTGACCTATTTTTGGATAACGCCGATCCGAACCGGAACGTTCGATGTTCTATGTGCGGAGCTTTGTGGCGCGGCTCATTATCAGATGCGGGCCAAGGTCATCGTCGACGAAGAGCGTGAATATCACGCTTGGCTGGAGCAACAGAAGACGTTTGCCGAGTTGTCGCCGGCAAAAGCCGTCGTGAAAGCGACGTACCAATCCGGTGGCAAGTAG
- a CDS encoding DUF2189 domain-containing protein, with translation MATLYSHNVIRRHVFGEAASYPIRKVSWSDLTEALRLGWEDFQAMPSHAIVVCVIYPVLGLVLFRMVLGYSVLPLLFPLAAGFALIGPFAAIGLYELSRRRERDEQVDAWDAIKVLRAPSFGAMAELGVLLLVLFGAWIGVANAIYVTIFGHAAAASIPDFATRVLTTPEGWSLIIVGCGVGFLFAVVALCVSVVSFPLMLDRHATAIDAVRTSLRAVAANPVAMAGWGLIVAALLVIGSLPLFVGLAVVLPVLGHATWHLYRRVVEPNPNPPDEPPPPPKGKRYAADFPANLFPWSREGEH, from the coding sequence ATGGCCACTCTGTACTCCCACAACGTCATCAGGCGGCACGTATTCGGCGAAGCGGCCTCCTATCCCATTCGCAAAGTCAGCTGGTCCGACCTGACCGAGGCCCTGCGCCTGGGTTGGGAGGATTTCCAGGCGATGCCGAGCCACGCGATCGTCGTGTGCGTGATTTATCCCGTGCTCGGTCTCGTCCTGTTCAGGATGGTTCTCGGCTATTCGGTGCTGCCGCTACTGTTTCCGCTGGCTGCCGGCTTTGCCTTGATCGGTCCTTTTGCCGCGATCGGTCTCTACGAGCTCAGCCGGCGTCGCGAGCGCGACGAGCAGGTCGATGCATGGGATGCGATCAAGGTGCTGCGCGCACCGTCGTTCGGCGCCATGGCCGAGCTCGGCGTGCTCCTGCTGGTCCTGTTCGGGGCCTGGATCGGCGTCGCGAACGCAATCTATGTCACGATCTTCGGTCACGCGGCGGCCGCGAGCATTCCCGACTTCGCAACGCGCGTGCTGACGACACCGGAAGGCTGGTCGCTCATCATCGTCGGTTGCGGTGTCGGCTTCCTGTTCGCGGTTGTGGCCTTGTGCGTCAGCGTCGTGTCGTTTCCGTTGATGCTCGACCGGCATGCGACTGCGATCGACGCAGTCCGCACGTCGCTCCGAGCGGTGGCGGCGAATCCGGTTGCGATGGCCGGATGGGGCCTCATCGTCGCGGCACTGCTCGTGATCGGCTCGCTGCCGCTCTTCGTCGGTCTCGCTGTCGTCCTGCCGGTGCTCGGTCACGCCACCTGGCACCTCTATCGGCGGGTGGTCGAGCCGAATCCGAATCCACCGGACGAGCCGCCACCGCCCCCGAAGGGAAAGCGCTACGCAGCGGACTTTCCGGCCAATCTCTTCCCGTGGAGCCGCGAAGGGGAGCATTAA
- a CDS encoding DUF2865 domain-containing protein: MADMPEFLSLSRARFVSACTVLLSTVVLATGAFAQAGPPGPPPQPGQNGLGPNPMCVRLEGQLAALDRGGGGGDPAREDQIRRYQESQTRQQAELDRVTMQAKRMGCDSSGFFSLFNGQSAQCGPVNTQIQQMRANLDQITGNLERLRSGGPGGFSPERDNQRRSVLVALAQNNCGPQYANAAQSQGGGNFLSNLFGGGNNPNNPQGVPPSDLGPQSGTYRTVCVRTCDGAYFPVSFATVPARFPDDEKTCKALCPAAEAVLYTHRNPGEDMNSAVSTSGQPYTALPTAFKFRSEFNPSCSCKAAGQTWADALKSADDKAAAEQQGDIIVTEESARRMQQQRLNKGTPAVNGKKGAAPAPTTAAAPATTPPADTGTASSSSENKPIRSVGPAFLPQQQK, from the coding sequence ATGGCGGATATGCCTGAATTTTTGTCTCTCTCCCGTGCTCGCTTCGTCTCTGCCTGCACCGTGCTTCTGAGCACGGTCGTGCTCGCCACCGGTGCTTTCGCACAGGCCGGCCCGCCCGGACCGCCGCCGCAGCCCGGCCAGAACGGGCTTGGGCCCAATCCGATGTGCGTGCGGCTGGAAGGCCAGCTCGCCGCGCTCGATCGAGGCGGCGGTGGTGGTGACCCCGCGCGCGAAGACCAGATCCGCCGCTATCAGGAATCCCAGACCCGTCAGCAGGCCGAGCTCGACCGCGTCACCATGCAGGCCAAGCGCATGGGCTGCGATTCCTCCGGCTTCTTCTCGCTGTTCAACGGCCAGTCGGCGCAATGCGGCCCGGTCAACACCCAGATCCAGCAGATGCGCGCCAATCTGGACCAGATCACCGGCAATCTCGAACGCCTGCGCAGCGGCGGTCCCGGCGGCTTCAGCCCCGAGCGCGACAACCAGCGCCGCTCAGTGCTGGTGGCGCTGGCGCAGAACAATTGCGGCCCGCAATATGCCAACGCCGCGCAGTCGCAAGGCGGCGGCAACTTCCTGAGCAATCTGTTCGGCGGCGGCAACAACCCCAATAATCCGCAAGGCGTGCCGCCCTCCGATCTCGGCCCGCAATCCGGCACCTATCGCACCGTGTGCGTGCGCACCTGTGACGGCGCCTATTTCCCGGTCTCGTTTGCCACCGTGCCGGCGCGCTTCCCCGACGACGAGAAGACCTGCAAGGCGCTGTGCCCGGCCGCGGAAGCCGTGCTCTACACCCATCGCAATCCCGGCGAGGACATGAACTCGGCGGTCTCCACCAGCGGCCAGCCCTACACGGCGCTGCCGACCGCGTTCAAATTCCGCAGCGAGTTTAACCCGTCCTGCTCCTGCAAGGCCGCGGGCCAGACCTGGGCGGACGCGCTCAAATCGGCCGACGACAAGGCCGCGGCCGAGCAGCAGGGTGACATCATCGTCACCGAGGAGAGCGCCAGGAGAATGCAGCAGCAGCGGCTGAACAAGGGCACGCCTGCCGTCAATGGCAAGAAGGGTGCAGCCCCCGCCCCGACGACAGCCGCCGCGCCGGCCACGACACCGCCGGCAGATACCGGCACGGCAAGCTCGTCGTCCGAGAACAAGCCGATCCGCTCGGTCGGACCGGCTTTCCTGCCGCAGCAGCAGAAGTAG
- the cysS gene encoding cysteine--tRNA ligase: protein MELRLYDTLSRDKRTFVPLDAKDVRMYVCGPTVYDFAHIGNARPVIVFDVLFRLLRHLYGEAHVKYVRNITDVDDKINDRAARDFPGLPLNEAIRKVTEQTGRQFHADVDALGALRPSVEPRATEHIGEMREIIERLIKGGFAYAAEDHVLFSPQAMNAANSGLPRYGALSNRSLDEMVAGARVDVAPYKKGNTDFVLWKPSKPGEPSWPSPAGIKAEGRPGWHIECSAMAWKHLGEHFDIHGGGIDLVFPHHENEVAQTCCAFHQERMANYWMHNGFLQVESEKMSKSLGNFITIHELLADWPGEVLRLNMLKTHYRSPIDWTMKSLEESARTLDDWYRVAADVEPGKPAASVVEPLLDDLNTPLAITALHGLRGSDVPALAGSLRLLGFLSESAAQWEGRKQQASGIDAAEVERLLSERTAARARKDFKESDRIRDLLAAMGVAIKDSKDGTTWEVAR, encoded by the coding sequence ATGGAATTGCGCCTTTACGATACGCTGAGCCGGGACAAGCGCACCTTCGTGCCGCTCGATGCGAAGGATGTCCGCATGTATGTCTGCGGACCGACCGTCTATGACTTCGCCCATATCGGCAATGCGCGGCCGGTGATCGTGTTCGACGTGCTGTTTCGGCTGCTGCGCCATCTCTATGGCGAAGCGCATGTCAAATATGTCCGCAACATCACCGACGTCGACGACAAGATCAACGATCGCGCCGCGCGGGATTTCCCCGGCCTGCCGCTGAACGAGGCGATCCGCAAGGTCACCGAGCAGACCGGAAGACAGTTTCACGCCGACGTCGACGCGCTCGGTGCGCTCAGGCCGAGCGTCGAGCCGCGCGCGACCGAGCATATCGGCGAGATGCGCGAGATCATCGAACGGCTGATCAAGGGCGGCTTTGCCTATGCCGCCGAGGACCACGTGCTGTTCTCGCCGCAGGCGATGAACGCGGCCAATTCCGGCCTGCCGCGCTACGGCGCGCTGTCCAATCGCTCGCTGGACGAGATGGTCGCCGGCGCCCGCGTCGATGTCGCGCCCTATAAGAAGGGCAACACCGACTTCGTGCTGTGGAAGCCGTCCAAGCCGGGCGAGCCGTCATGGCCGTCGCCGGCCGGCATCAAGGCCGAGGGTCGTCCGGGCTGGCACATCGAGTGCTCGGCGATGGCCTGGAAGCATCTCGGCGAGCACTTCGACATCCATGGCGGCGGTATCGATCTCGTGTTTCCGCATCACGAGAACGAGGTCGCGCAGACCTGCTGCGCCTTCCACCAGGAGCGCATGGCGAACTACTGGATGCACAACGGCTTCCTCCAGGTCGAGAGCGAGAAGATGTCGAAAAGTCTCGGCAACTTCATCACCATCCACGAGCTGCTCGCGGACTGGCCGGGCGAGGTGCTGCGTCTCAACATGCTGAAGACGCATTACCGCTCGCCGATCGACTGGACCATGAAATCGCTCGAGGAGAGCGCCAGGACGCTCGACGACTGGTATCGCGTCGCGGCCGATGTCGAGCCCGGCAAGCCGGCCGCGTCGGTGGTCGAGCCGCTGCTCGACGACCTCAACACGCCGCTGGCGATCACGGCGCTGCACGGCCTGCGCGGCAGCGACGTGCCCGCTCTCGCGGGTTCGTTGCGGCTGCTCGGATTCCTCTCCGAGAGCGCGGCGCAGTGGGAAGGCCGCAAACAGCAGGCGAGCGGCATCGATGCCGCGGAGGTCGAGCGCCTGCTCTCGGAGCGGACGGCCGCCCGTGCCCGCAAGGATTTCAAGGAGTCCGACCGGATCCGCGATCTGCTCGCCGCGATGGGCGTTGCGATCAAGGATTCCAAGGACGGGACGACGTGGGAGGTCGCGCGATGA
- a CDS encoding GNAT family N-acetyltransferase: MAQAHPMPGLRPFLSADVPVLAAIFAASIEELTGDDYSEAQQQAWMEAAEDEEFGKRLASDLTLIATLEGSPVGFASLRGADHIRMLYVHPAVARQGIATMLVDALEKLAGGRGATSLSVDASDTAQAFFAKRGYTAQQRNSVTINDEWLANTTMKKTLGAPQ, from the coding sequence ATGGCACAAGCACACCCAATGCCTGGCTTGCGGCCTTTCCTGTCAGCCGACGTGCCGGTGCTCGCCGCGATCTTCGCCGCCAGCATCGAGGAGCTCACCGGCGACGACTATAGCGAGGCGCAGCAGCAGGCCTGGATGGAGGCGGCGGAGGACGAGGAGTTCGGCAAGCGGCTCGCGTCCGACCTGACGCTGATCGCGACGCTCGAGGGCTCGCCGGTCGGCTTCGCTTCGCTGCGCGGCGCCGATCATATCCGCATGCTCTATGTGCATCCGGCCGTGGCCAGGCAGGGCATCGCGACCATGTTGGTCGACGCGCTGGAGAAGCTTGCCGGCGGCCGCGGCGCGACGAGCCTTTCGGTCGATGCCAGCGACACCGCGCAGGCCTTCTTCGCCAAGCGCGGCTACACCGCCCAGCAGCGCAACAGCGTCACCATCAACGACGAGTGGCTCGCCAACACCACCATGAAGAAGACGCTCGGAGCGCCGCAATGA
- the cimA gene encoding citramalate synthase — protein MSKERLYLFDTTLRDGAQTNGVDFTLTDKRVIAAMLDDLGIDYVEGGYPGANPTDTEFFASRPKLTHARFTAFGMTRRAGRSVSNDPGVAGLLEAKADAICFVAKSSAYQVRVALETTKEENLASIRDSVAAAKAAGREVMLDCEHFFDGYKEDASFALACAKAAYEAGARWVVLCDTNGGTMPDEIEAIVTEVTKHIPGDHVGIHAHNDTEQAVANSLAAVRAGVRQIQGTLNGLGERCGNANLCSLIPTLKLKKEFADAFEIGVTPEKLATLVKVSRTLDDMLNRVPNRHAAYVGESAFVTKTGIHASAVLKDPQTYEHVLPELVGNHRKVLVSDQAGRSNVIAELDRAGIAYEKSDPKLTRLVEELKEREAAGYAYESANASFDLLARRTLGKVPHYFEVEQFDVNVEQRYNSHGERVTVALAVVKVDVAGEHLISAAEGNGPVNALDVALRKDLGKYQKYIEGLTLIDYRVRILNGGTGAVTRVLIESEDENGDRWTTVGVSPNIIDASFQALMDSVIYKLVKSGAPA, from the coding sequence ATGAGCAAGGAGCGCCTTTATCTGTTCGACACCACGCTGCGCGACGGCGCGCAGACCAATGGCGTCGATTTCACGCTGACCGACAAGCGGGTCATCGCCGCGATGCTCGACGATCTCGGCATCGACTATGTCGAGGGCGGCTATCCCGGCGCCAATCCGACCGACACCGAGTTCTTCGCCTCCAGGCCGAAGCTCACCCATGCGCGCTTCACCGCCTTCGGCATGACGCGACGGGCAGGGCGCTCCGTGTCTAACGATCCCGGCGTCGCCGGGCTGCTGGAGGCGAAAGCCGACGCGATCTGCTTCGTGGCGAAGTCCTCGGCCTATCAGGTGCGCGTCGCACTGGAGACGACCAAGGAAGAAAACCTCGCTTCGATCCGCGACAGCGTCGCCGCGGCAAAGGCTGCCGGCCGCGAGGTCATGCTCGACTGCGAGCATTTTTTCGACGGTTACAAGGAGGACGCCAGTTTTGCGCTCGCCTGCGCCAAGGCCGCCTATGAGGCCGGCGCGCGCTGGGTGGTGTTGTGCGACACCAATGGCGGCACCATGCCTGATGAGATCGAGGCCATCGTCACCGAGGTGACGAAGCACATCCCCGGCGATCACGTCGGCATTCACGCCCATAACGACACCGAGCAGGCGGTGGCGAATTCGCTCGCCGCGGTGCGCGCGGGCGTGCGGCAGATCCAGGGCACGCTGAACGGACTCGGCGAGCGCTGCGGCAATGCCAACCTCTGCTCGCTGATCCCGACCTTGAAATTGAAGAAGGAATTTGCGGACGCCTTTGAGATCGGCGTCACGCCGGAGAAGCTCGCGACGCTGGTGAAAGTGTCGCGCACGCTCGACGACATGCTCAACCGCGTGCCGAACCGGCACGCGGCCTATGTCGGCGAGAGCGCCTTCGTCACCAAGACCGGCATCCATGCCTCCGCCGTGCTGAAGGATCCGCAGACCTATGAGCACGTGCTGCCGGAGCTGGTCGGCAATCACCGCAAGGTGCTGGTGTCCGACCAGGCCGGCCGCTCCAACGTCATCGCCGAGCTCGACCGTGCCGGCATCGCCTATGAGAAGAGCGATCCGAAGCTGACGCGGCTGGTCGAAGAGCTGAAGGAGCGCGAGGCAGCGGGCTACGCCTATGAATCCGCCAATGCCTCGTTCGATCTGCTGGCGCGGCGCACACTCGGCAAGGTGCCGCATTATTTCGAGGTCGAGCAGTTCGACGTCAATGTCGAGCAACGCTACAATTCGCACGGCGAGCGCGTCACCGTCGCCTTGGCCGTGGTGAAGGTCGACGTCGCCGGCGAGCATCTGATCTCTGCCGCCGAAGGCAACGGCCCCGTCAACGCGCTCGACGTCGCGCTGCGCAAGGACCTCGGCAAGTACCAGAAGTACATCGAGGGCCTTACGCTGATCGACTACCGCGTCCGTATCCTCAACGGCGGCACCGGCGCGGTCACGCGCGTTCTGATCGAGAGCGAGGACGAGAACGGCGATCGCTGGACCACGGTCGGCGTGTCCCCGAACATCATCGACGCCTCGTTCCAGGCGCTGATGGATTCGGTGATCTACAAGCTCGTGAAGTCGGGGGCGCCGGCGTAA
- a CDS encoding VOC family protein yields the protein MIDHISVGVSDLDRAARFYEATLAALGLARLVTRPRTVGFGKAYPEFWINLREGMARVTPESGVHICLRAKTTAEIDAFHAAALSAGGASDGAPGIRPHDRVRYYAAFVTDPDGNRIEAVTFPAE from the coding sequence ATGATCGACCACATCTCCGTCGGCGTCAGCGATCTCGATCGCGCCGCAAGATTCTACGAGGCCACGCTCGCCGCCCTCGGCCTCGCGCGCCTCGTCACGCGACCGCGGACGGTCGGTTTCGGCAAGGCCTATCCCGAATTCTGGATCAACTTACGCGAGGGCATGGCACGCGTGACGCCGGAGAGCGGCGTCCACATCTGCCTGCGCGCGAAGACCACGGCCGAGATCGATGCGTTTCACGCCGCCGCGCTGTCCGCCGGCGGCGCTTCCGACGGCGCGCCGGGTATCCGCCCGCACGATCGCGTGCGCTATTATGCGGCCTTCGTGACTGATCCCGATGGCAACCGGATCGAGGCGGTGACGTTTCCTGCGGAGTAG
- a CDS encoding TIGR00730 family Rossman fold protein, whose protein sequence is MSTIKTVCVYCGSGPGTNPHFTEGAKAFGKALAENNIRLVYGGGSLGLMGSVATSVLDHGGTVTGIIPEFLRKRENALTRVQEMIVTPDMHERKRLMFERSDAFVALPGGVGTLEELVEQLTWKQLGRHAKPVLLANFDNFWEPLFSLLSHMRQTEFIRAGLSVDILKADRVEEILPKLKTAAAQIAESEKQLAPEVARKL, encoded by the coding sequence ATGAGCACGATCAAAACCGTCTGTGTCTATTGCGGCTCCGGCCCCGGAACCAATCCCCACTTCACCGAAGGCGCCAAGGCGTTCGGCAAGGCGCTCGCCGAGAACAACATCCGCCTCGTCTATGGCGGCGGCTCGCTCGGCCTGATGGGCTCGGTCGCAACCTCCGTGCTCGATCACGGCGGTACCGTCACCGGCATCATTCCCGAATTCCTTCGGAAGCGCGAGAACGCGCTGACGCGCGTGCAGGAGATGATCGTCACCCCCGACATGCACGAGCGCAAGCGGCTGATGTTCGAACGCTCCGACGCCTTCGTGGCGCTGCCGGGCGGCGTCGGCACGCTCGAGGAGCTGGTCGAGCAACTGACCTGGAAGCAGCTCGGCCGTCACGCCAAGCCGGTGCTGCTCGCCAACTTCGACAATTTCTGGGAGCCGCTGTTCTCGCTGCTGTCGCATATGCGCCAGACCGAGTTCATCCGCGCCGGCCTTTCGGTCGACATCCTCAAGGCCGATCGCGTCGAGGAGATTCTGCCGAAGCTGAAGACCGCAGCAGCACAGATCGCCGAATCTGAAAAGCAGCTCGCCCCGGAAGTCGCGCGCAAGCTCTAG
- a CDS encoding ABC transporter ATP-binding protein/permease: protein MDQPQSLDGADVPDTPTGGAQAGATLMGTLAHLWPYIWPGDRFDLKMRVVWSMVLLLAAKLITLTVPFSFKWATDALTGANTAPVAADNWHLWVIASPLLLTASYGVMRIVMAVLTQWRDGIFARVAMHAVRKLATITFVHMHELSLRFHLERKTGGLTRVLERGREGIEVIVRMVILQLIPTIVEVTLLMAVLLWQFDWRYVVATLITVTVYMYYTYIATEWRIGIRRKMNDSDTEANTKAIDSLLNYETVKYFSAETREAQRYDKSVARYEEASVHTYTSLAVLNTGQAVIFTLGLTATMLMCAIGVRNGTNTVGDFVLVNAMMIQLYQPLNFMGMVYREIKQAIIDIEKMFGVIGREAEIKDVPGAPPLAVSAGTVRFEDVRFAYEPARPILKGISFEVPAGKTVAIVGPSGAGKSTISRLLFRLYDVSGGKILIDGQDIREVTQASLRASIGMVPQDTVLFNDTIRYNIRYGRWDATDAEVEEAARLAQIDHFIRMAPMGYETQVGERGLKLSGGEKQRVAIARTVLKAPPILVLDEATSALDTHTEHEIQGALDRVAKNRTSLVIAHRLSTIVGADEIIVLDQGRISERGTHAKLLAQGGLYASMWNRQREAEAAREKLARMADSSEAPNREPPPVDDALTTSAAAE from the coding sequence ATGGACCAACCTCAATCGCTCGACGGCGCCGACGTTCCCGATACTCCCACCGGGGGAGCGCAGGCCGGGGCCACGCTGATGGGCACGCTGGCACATCTGTGGCCCTATATCTGGCCCGGCGACCGCTTCGATCTGAAGATGCGGGTGGTCTGGTCGATGGTGCTGCTGCTCGCGGCCAAGCTGATCACGCTGACGGTCCCGTTCAGCTTCAAATGGGCCACCGACGCGCTGACCGGCGCCAACACCGCGCCGGTCGCGGCCGACAACTGGCACCTCTGGGTGATCGCCTCGCCGCTGCTGCTCACCGCAAGCTACGGCGTGATGCGCATCGTGATGGCGGTGCTGACGCAATGGCGTGACGGCATCTTCGCCCGCGTCGCCATGCATGCGGTGCGCAAGCTTGCCACCATCACCTTCGTTCACATGCACGAGCTGTCGTTGCGCTTTCATCTGGAGCGCAAGACCGGCGGCCTGACGCGCGTGCTCGAGCGCGGCCGCGAGGGCATCGAGGTCATCGTGCGCATGGTGATCCTGCAGCTGATCCCGACCATCGTCGAGGTCACGCTGCTGATGGCGGTGCTGCTCTGGCAGTTCGACTGGCGCTACGTGGTCGCGACCCTGATCACGGTCACCGTCTACATGTACTACACCTACATCGCGACCGAGTGGCGGATCGGCATCCGCCGCAAGATGAACGATTCCGACACCGAGGCGAACACCAAGGCGATCGACTCGCTGCTCAACTACGAGACCGTGAAGTATTTCAGCGCCGAGACGCGCGAGGCGCAGCGCTACGACAAATCGGTCGCGCGCTACGAAGAGGCAAGCGTCCACACCTACACCTCGCTCGCGGTGCTCAATACCGGACAGGCCGTGATCTTCACGCTGGGCCTGACCGCGACCATGCTGATGTGCGCGATCGGCGTGCGCAACGGCACCAACACGGTGGGCGACTTCGTGCTGGTCAACGCCATGATGATCCAGCTCTACCAGCCGCTGAATTTCATGGGCATGGTCTATCGCGAGATCAAGCAGGCGATCATCGACATCGAGAAGATGTTTGGCGTGATCGGCCGCGAGGCCGAGATCAAGGACGTCCCCGGCGCGCCGCCGCTGGCGGTCTCCGCCGGCACGGTGCGCTTCGAGGACGTGCGCTTTGCCTATGAGCCCGCGCGGCCCATCCTGAAAGGCATCAGCTTCGAGGTGCCGGCCGGCAAGACGGTCGCGATCGTCGGCCCTTCGGGTGCGGGCAAGTCGACGATCTCGCGGCTGCTGTTCCGTCTCTACGACGTCTCCGGCGGCAAGATTCTGATCGACGGCCAGGACATCCGCGAGGTCACGCAGGCCAGCTTGCGCGCCTCCATCGGCATGGTGCCGCAGGACACGGTGCTGTTCAACGACACCATCCGCTACAACATCCGCTATGGCCGCTGGGACGCGACCGATGCCGAGGTCGAGGAGGCGGCGCGGCTGGCGCAGATCGATCATTTCATCCGCATGGCGCCGATGGGCTACGAGACCCAGGTCGGCGAGCGCGGCTTGAAACTGTCCGGCGGCGAGAAGCAGCGCGTCGCGATCGCGCGCACCGTGCTCAAGGCGCCGCCGATCCTGGTGTTGGACGAGGCGACCTCGGCGCTCGACACCCACACCGAGCACGAGATCCAGGGCGCGCTCGACCGCGTGGCCAAGAACCGCACCTCGCTGGTGATCGCGCACCGGCTTTCCACCATTGTCGGCGCCGACGAGATCATCGTGCTGGACCAGGGCCGCATCTCCGAACGCGGCACCCATGCCAAACTGCTCGCGCAGGGCGGGCTCTATGCCAGCATGTGGAACAGGCAGCGCGAGGCCGAGGCGGCACGCGAGAAACTGGCCAGGATGGCCGACAGCAGCGAGGCGCCCAACCGGGAGCCGCCGCCGGTCGACGACGCCCTGACGACGTCAGCGGCCGCGGAGTGA
- a CDS encoding phosphatidylcholine/phosphatidylserine synthase codes for MQTPYDLRDPDVRRRRFRPIPVRMLVPNVITLLAICAGLTSIRLSIEGRMSLAVYAIVFAAALDGIDGRVARILKGQSKFGAELDSLADFVNFGVAPGLMLYFWQLHELGNAGWIAAMVFAISGGLRLARFNATMDDPNKPAFAANFFTGVPAPAGAITVLLPIYIAFLDLGRLPAAVTAAYTLLIAFLMVSRLPVFSGKTKRMRVAPELVLPAFVAVIVFIAILIAYPWHVLSIGTVLYLLALPLGYKSYRDQARAMGATVPSGGEVPSPPSAPTLANLSEPPQDDDRPGRLH; via the coding sequence ATGCAGACGCCCTATGATTTGAGAGATCCCGACGTGCGCCGCCGGCGGTTCCGCCCGATCCCGGTTCGCATGCTGGTGCCCAACGTCATCACGCTGCTGGCGATCTGCGCCGGCTTGACGTCGATCCGGCTGTCGATCGAGGGGCGGATGTCGCTCGCGGTCTATGCCATCGTGTTCGCCGCCGCGCTCGACGGCATCGACGGCCGCGTCGCGCGCATTCTCAAGGGCCAGTCCAAGTTCGGCGCCGAGCTCGACAGCCTCGCCGACTTCGTCAATTTCGGCGTCGCGCCCGGCCTGATGCTGTATTTCTGGCAGCTGCACGAGCTCGGCAATGCGGGCTGGATCGCTGCCATGGTGTTCGCGATCTCCGGCGGTCTGCGCCTCGCGCGCTTCAACGCCACCATGGACGATCCCAACAAGCCGGCCTTCGCCGCCAATTTCTTCACCGGCGTGCCGGCGCCGGCCGGCGCGATCACCGTGCTGCTGCCGATCTATATCGCCTTTCTCGATCTCGGCCGGCTGCCCGCGGCGGTGACGGCGGCCTACACGCTGCTGATCGCCTTCCTGATGGTCTCGCGCCTGCCGGTGTTCTCCGGCAAGACGAAGCGCATGCGCGTGGCGCCCGAGCTGGTGCTGCCGGCGTTCGTCGCGGTGATCGTCTTCATCGCGATCCTGATCGCCTATCCCTGGCACGTGCTCTCGATCGGCACGGTGCTGTATCTCCTCGCTCTGCCGCTCGGCTACAAATCCTATCGCGACCAGGCGCGCGCGATGGGAGCCACCGTGCCGTCGGGAGGCGAGGTCCCGTCGCCGCCTTCGGCGCCGACGCTGGCAAATCTGTCGGAGCCGCCACAGGACGACGACCGACCCGGACGGCTGCACTGA